The following proteins are encoded in a genomic region of Marasmius oreades isolate 03SP1 chromosome 10, whole genome shotgun sequence:
- a CDS encoding uncharacterized protein (BUSCO:EOG09264FXB), giving the protein MRNERFEAYYKAQMVLSEEEWGQFLDALSSPLPTTFRVAGSRLTANSLNKAIKEVHVPILSNVIFEDQKIPPPVQLPWYPDGLAWQFNVPKKVLRKSPEFKKFHSFLVFETEVGNISRQEAVSMLPPLFLDVEPHHRVMDMCAAPGSKTAQLLEALHAHDTLTASSIPSGLLIANDSDYKRTHLLIHQSARLPSPALMVTNLDASNYPSMKVPSVPTHPQPPSSSINVKSKLTPLLFDRILCDVPCSGDGTLRKNLGIWKTWQPNDGNGLHSLQLRILQRAMKLLKPDGRVVYSTCSMNPVENEAVVASALNTNSDFHLVDVSSSLPSLKRRPGLSAWRPTADKAVKTTYETYSAFLEANPQAAANTKLTEGHWPPSNVADLHLERSMRIYPHLQDSGGFFVAVLERKTGGPSSKREKKRAVEETAEGDNEPDTKKPRLTEETLTTTSTPQQETDITMMGASVKNDDLSIFDDAKDAASGGAFKEMPYTFLSKDDPALVSCIQRLHLTSNFPSENILIRNPEGDVVRSMYLTNSIVKSVIQNNDFTRIRLTSAGTKVFTRQEGAGAKVHPKSVLEETKSKEEQDENRRSVPSSASPSNVGVGPQYRILGEGLPVVLPYVEPTRIIEGPMSALKTLVESYYPLLESFEESFRDVIRQSELGCHVVRFPPGEIQGGSLSHELVLPIWKSGVSMTLMIDKKAKNALSLRVFGKELPSTASARQRKTEKAIVDAAGADTVVLDDEGEGGHGEVVAEESSDEVTVWPDINIGSEHIVIQGL; this is encoded by the exons ATGCGAAACGAGCGTTTCGAGGCGTACTACAAAGCACAAATGGTATTATCGGAGGAGGAGTGGGGTCAGTTTCTCGATGCATTGAGCAGTCCGTTGCCTACGACGTTCAGAGTTGCTGGGAGCCGTCT AACTGCaaattcattgaacaaagcgATAAAAGAAGTTCATGTCCCCATATTGAGCAACGTCATATTCGAGGACCAGAAGATTCCTCCACCTGTACAGTTGCCTTG GTATCCCGATGGCCTTGCTTGGCAGTTCAATGTCCCAAAAAAGGTTTTGCGAAAGTCGCCCGAATTCAAGAAGTTTCATTCATTTCTTGTCTTTGAAACTGAAGTT GGCAACATCTCGCGTCAAGAAGCGGTCAGTATGCTACCTCCTCTGTTTTTGGACGTTGAGCCACATCATAGG GTTATGGACATGTGTGCGGCTCCTGGATCCAAG ACTGCCCAGCTCCTCGAAGCCCTCCACGCTCATGATACTCTCACCGCGAGTTCTATCCCCTCCGGTCTCCTGATTGCGAATGACAGCGACTACAAACGTACCCATCTTCTTATCCATCAGTCAGCAAGACTTCCCAGTCCTGCTCTTATGGTTACAAATCTTGACGCGTCAAATTATCCTTCAATGAAAGTTCCAAGCGTTCCTACTCATCCCCAACCGCCCTCAAGTAGCATTAATGTCAAATCGAAACTCACTCCGCTCTTGTTCGATCGGATATTGTGTGATGTCCCCTGTAGTGGGGATGGTACACTTCGAAAGAACCTTGGGATTTGGAAGACGTGGCAGCCGAATGATGGAAACGGGTTACATTC GCTGCAACTCCGCATCCTTCAACGTGCCATGAAGTTGCTAAAACCCGACGGCCGAGTGGTGTATTCCACCTGCTCAATGAATCCTGTCGAAAACGAGGCAGTGGTTGCTTCAGCATTAAATACTAACTCTG ATTTCCATCTTGTCGACGTTTCATCCTCTCTACCTTCGTTGAAACGAAGGCCTGGGTTGAGTGCTTGGAGGCCCACAGCGGACAAGGCTGTGAAAACAACTTATGAAACATACTCGGCCTTCCTCGAAGCGAATCCTCAAGCTGCTGCTAATACAAAATTGACCGAGGGACACTGGCCCCCTTCGAATGTTGCGGATTTACACTTGGAGAGAAG CATGAGAATATATCCTCACCTACAAGATTCTGGCGGATTTTTTGTGGCAGTTTTGGAGCGAAAAACGGGTGGCCCGAGTTCGAAAAG GGAAAAGAAGCGCGCTGTTGAAGAGACGGCTGAAGGCGACAACGAACCGGATACCAAGAAACCACGGCTGACTGAGGAAACTCTGACAACGACATCAACACCACAGCAAGAGACGGATATCACTATGATGGGTGCTTCTGTGAAGAACGACGATCTCTCGATCTTTGACGATGCGAAAGATGCAGCGAGTGGTGGAGCTTTCAAAGAAATGCCTTATACGTTCTTATCGAAGGACGATCCTGCACTGGTCTCTTGCAT ACAACGTCTCCATCTCACATCAAATTTCCCCTCCGAAAACATACTGATCCGAAATCCTGAAGGCGACGTCGTTCGATCGATGTACCTCACCAACTCGATCGTGAAATCCGTCATTCAGAATAATGATTTTACGCGTATCCGGCTCACTTCTGCGGGTACGAAGGTATTCACCAGGCAGGAAGGTGCAGGTGCCAAGGTACATCCAAAATCGGTGCTAGAGGAAACGAAGTCGAAGGAAGAACAAGACGAAAATCGCCGTTCAGTGCCATCATCGGCGTCGCCGTCAAACGTAGGTGTCGGACCACAATACCGTATCCTCGGGGAAGGTTTACCTGTGGTTCTTCCTTACGTTGAACCCACGCGAATCATTGAAGGTCCTATGTCTGCGCTCAAAACATTAGTGGAATCGTATTACCCGTTACTTGAAAGTTTCGAGGAGTCTTTCCGGGACGTGATTCGGCAATCAG AACTCGGGTGCCATGTTGTCCGATTCCCTCCCGGGGAAATACAGGGAGGATC ACTCAGTCACGAACTAGTCCTTCCGATATGGAAGTCCGGTGTTTCGATGACCCTAATGATAGATAAAAAGGCCAAAAA TGCTCTCAGCCTACGTGTATTCGGGAAAGAATTACCCTCGACGGCAAGCGCCAGGCAGcggaaaacagaaaaagcTATTGTTGACGCTGCCGGGGCTGACACCGTTGTCCTCGACGATgagggggaggggggtcaCGGAGAGGTTGTCGCTGAAGAATCATCTGACGAGGTCACCGTCTGGCCAGATATTAATATTGGGTCGGAACATATCGTCATACAGGGTTTGTGA
- a CDS encoding uncharacterized protein (BUSCO:EOG09264FXB), with protein MGRKKRGHNNRGGGKRAPKQDEYRTDLLQRSDMRNERFEAYYKAQMVLSEEEWGQFLDALSSPLPTTFRVAGSRLTANSLNKAIKEVHVPILSNVIFEDQKIPPPVQLPWYPDGLAWQFNVPKKVLRKSPEFKKFHSFLVFETEVGNISRQEAVSMLPPLFLDVEPHHRVMDMCAAPGSKTAQLLEALHAHDTLTASSIPSGLLIANDSDYKRTHLLIHQSARLPSPALMVTNLDASNYPSMKVPSVPTHPQPPSSSINVKSKLTPLLFDRILCDVPCSGDGTLRKNLGIWKTWQPNDGNGLHSLQLRILQRAMKLLKPDGRVVYSTCSMNPVENEAVVASALNTNSDFHLVDVSSSLPSLKRRPGLSAWRPTADKAVKTTYETYSAFLEANPQAAANTKLTEGHWPPSNVADLHLERSMRIYPHLQDSGGFFVAVLERKTGGPSSKREKKRAVEETAEGDNEPDTKKPRLTEETLTTTSTPQQETDITMMGASVKNDDLSIFDDAKDAASGGAFKEMPYTFLSKDDPALVSCIQRLHLTSNFPSENILIRNPEGDVVRSMYLTNSIVKSVIQNNDFTRIRLTSAGTKVFTRQEGAGAKVHPKSVLEETKSKEEQDENRRSVPSSASPSNVGVGPQYRILGEGLPVVLPYVEPTRIIEGPMSALKTLVESYYPLLESFEESFRDVIRQSELGCHVVRFPPGEIQGGSLSHELVLPIWKSGVSMTLMIDKKAKNALSLRVFGKELPSTASARQRKTEKAIVDAAGADTVVLDDEGEGGHGEVVAEESSDEVTVWPDINIGSEHIVIQGL; from the exons ATGGGCAGaaaaaaa AGAGGGCACAATAACCGTGGTGGTGGAAAACGCGCTCCAAAACAAGATGAATACCGCACCGATTTGCTCCAGAGGTCCGATATGCGAAACGAGCGTTTCGAGGCGTACTACAAAGCACAAATGGTATTATCGGAGGAGGAGTGGGGTCAGTTTCTCGATGCATTGAGCAGTCCGTTGCCTACGACGTTCAGAGTTGCTGGGAGCCGTCT AACTGCaaattcattgaacaaagcgATAAAAGAAGTTCATGTCCCCATATTGAGCAACGTCATATTCGAGGACCAGAAGATTCCTCCACCTGTACAGTTGCCTTG GTATCCCGATGGCCTTGCTTGGCAGTTCAATGTCCCAAAAAAGGTTTTGCGAAAGTCGCCCGAATTCAAGAAGTTTCATTCATTTCTTGTCTTTGAAACTGAAGTT GGCAACATCTCGCGTCAAGAAGCGGTCAGTATGCTACCTCCTCTGTTTTTGGACGTTGAGCCACATCATAGG GTTATGGACATGTGTGCGGCTCCTGGATCCAAG ACTGCCCAGCTCCTCGAAGCCCTCCACGCTCATGATACTCTCACCGCGAGTTCTATCCCCTCCGGTCTCCTGATTGCGAATGACAGCGACTACAAACGTACCCATCTTCTTATCCATCAGTCAGCAAGACTTCCCAGTCCTGCTCTTATGGTTACAAATCTTGACGCGTCAAATTATCCTTCAATGAAAGTTCCAAGCGTTCCTACTCATCCCCAACCGCCCTCAAGTAGCATTAATGTCAAATCGAAACTCACTCCGCTCTTGTTCGATCGGATATTGTGTGATGTCCCCTGTAGTGGGGATGGTACACTTCGAAAGAACCTTGGGATTTGGAAGACGTGGCAGCCGAATGATGGAAACGGGTTACATTC GCTGCAACTCCGCATCCTTCAACGTGCCATGAAGTTGCTAAAACCCGACGGCCGAGTGGTGTATTCCACCTGCTCAATGAATCCTGTCGAAAACGAGGCAGTGGTTGCTTCAGCATTAAATACTAACTCTG ATTTCCATCTTGTCGACGTTTCATCCTCTCTACCTTCGTTGAAACGAAGGCCTGGGTTGAGTGCTTGGAGGCCCACAGCGGACAAGGCTGTGAAAACAACTTATGAAACATACTCGGCCTTCCTCGAAGCGAATCCTCAAGCTGCTGCTAATACAAAATTGACCGAGGGACACTGGCCCCCTTCGAATGTTGCGGATTTACACTTGGAGAGAAG CATGAGAATATATCCTCACCTACAAGATTCTGGCGGATTTTTTGTGGCAGTTTTGGAGCGAAAAACGGGTGGCCCGAGTTCGAAAAG GGAAAAGAAGCGCGCTGTTGAAGAGACGGCTGAAGGCGACAACGAACCGGATACCAAGAAACCACGGCTGACTGAGGAAACTCTGACAACGACATCAACACCACAGCAAGAGACGGATATCACTATGATGGGTGCTTCTGTGAAGAACGACGATCTCTCGATCTTTGACGATGCGAAAGATGCAGCGAGTGGTGGAGCTTTCAAAGAAATGCCTTATACGTTCTTATCGAAGGACGATCCTGCACTGGTCTCTTGCAT ACAACGTCTCCATCTCACATCAAATTTCCCCTCCGAAAACATACTGATCCGAAATCCTGAAGGCGACGTCGTTCGATCGATGTACCTCACCAACTCGATCGTGAAATCCGTCATTCAGAATAATGATTTTACGCGTATCCGGCTCACTTCTGCGGGTACGAAGGTATTCACCAGGCAGGAAGGTGCAGGTGCCAAGGTACATCCAAAATCGGTGCTAGAGGAAACGAAGTCGAAGGAAGAACAAGACGAAAATCGCCGTTCAGTGCCATCATCGGCGTCGCCGTCAAACGTAGGTGTCGGACCACAATACCGTATCCTCGGGGAAGGTTTACCTGTGGTTCTTCCTTACGTTGAACCCACGCGAATCATTGAAGGTCCTATGTCTGCGCTCAAAACATTAGTGGAATCGTATTACCCGTTACTTGAAAGTTTCGAGGAGTCTTTCCGGGACGTGATTCGGCAATCAG AACTCGGGTGCCATGTTGTCCGATTCCCTCCCGGGGAAATACAGGGAGGATC ACTCAGTCACGAACTAGTCCTTCCGATATGGAAGTCCGGTGTTTCGATGACCCTAATGATAGATAAAAAGGCCAAAAA TGCTCTCAGCCTACGTGTATTCGGGAAAGAATTACCCTCGACGGCAAGCGCCAGGCAGcggaaaacagaaaaagcTATTGTTGACGCTGCCGGGGCTGACACCGTTGTCCTCGACGATgagggggaggggggtcaCGGAGAGGTTGTCGCTGAAGAATCATCTGACGAGGTCACCGTCTGGCCAGATATTAATATTGGGTCGGAACATATCGTCATACAGGGTTTGTGA
- a CDS encoding uncharacterized protein (CAZy:GH7): MYSTKKVCCTAYDTTLFRSKTPNIYPLYVVMPRIHGTRTLTWSRRIVVGYTQKFPRNSPEHYKRTSFPLLATSPQFRTMFPKLSLLSLALLAVCVSGQQVGTQTAETHPKLTWQKCSAGGSCTTQQGSVVLDSNWRWLHSTKDTTNCYTGNTWDTTLCPDGSTCAKNCALDGADYSGTYGITTSGNSLSLKFITKGPFSTNIGSRVYLMDPTDSKYQMFDMRNQEFTFDVDMSKLPCGLNGALYFVSMDADGGASKSTNNKAGAKYGTGYCDTQCPHDIKFIDGEANVDGWESSPDDQNAGAGKYGACCHEMDVWEANSISSAYTPHVCRGTSGGQTKCSDTDCGDGPDRYDGLCDKDGCDFNSFRMGDTSFLGPGKTVDTNQKITVVTQFLTENNSTSGTLSEIRRVYVQNGKVIQNSKTAVAGMSTYDSVTDQFCEDQKTAFGDINSFADRGGLAGMGQAFAKGMALVMSLWDDHDVGMLWLDSNYPLDKDPSTPGVARGTCDATSGEPETVESQHGDATVVFSNVKVGPIGSTFGH; this comes from the exons ATGTATTCAACGAAAAAGGTGTGCTGCACAGCATATGACACTACTCTCTTTCGTTCGAAGACTCCGAACATCTACCCTCTCTATGTAGTCATGCCAAGGATTCACGGCACCCGCACTTTGACATGGTCTCGTCGTATCGTCGTCGGCTACACTCAGAAATTTCCAAGGAATAGTCCTGAGCATTATAAAAGGACATCGTTTCCGCTGCTAGCCACCAGTCCTCAATTTCGAACAATGTTTCCAAAGCTCTCTCTGCTTTCGCTGGCTCTCCTCGCCGTCTGCGTCTCTGGCCAGCAAGTCGGCACACAGACAGCCGAGACTCACCCCAAACTCACCTGGCAAAAGTGCAGTGCTGGTGGATCCTGCACGACCCAACAGGGTTCCGTTGTCCTCGACTCAAACTGGCGTTGGCTTCACTCCACCAAAGACACCACGAACTGTTACACCGGCAACACATGGGACACCACTCTCTGCCCTGATGGCAGCACCTGTGCTAAGAACTGTGCCCTCGACGGTGCGGATTATAGCGGCACATACGGTATCACCACTTCCGGGAACTCCCTCTCCTTGAAGTTCATCACCAAAGGACCTTTCTCTACCAACATCGGGTCCCGTGTGTACCTCATGGATCCCACCGACTCCAAGTATCAGATGTTCGACATGCGTAACCAGGAATTCACATTCGACGTCGACATGTCCAAGCTTCCTTGCGGTCTCAACGGCGCCTTGTACTTCGTTTCCATGGACGCTGATGGCGGCGCCAGTAAATCTACCAACAACAAGGCCGGTGCCAAGTACGGTACTGGCTATTGCGATACTCAATGCCCTCACGACATCAAGTTCATTGACGGCGAG GCAAACGTCGATGGTTGGGAATCTTCCCCCGATGACCAGAACGCTGGTGCGGGCAAATACGGAGCTTGCTGCCACGAGATGGATGTCTGGGAAGCCAACAGCATTTCCTCTGCCTACACTCCTCACGTTTGCCGTGGGACCTCTGGGGGTCAGACCAAGTGCTCTGATACTGACTGTGGTGACGGTCCCGACCGGTACGACGGTCTGTGTGACAAGGATGGATGCGACTTCAACTCCTTCCGTATGGGCGACACTAGCTTCCTCGGTCCTGGCAAAACTGTCGACACCAACCAGAAGATCACCGTCGTTACCCAATTCCTTACTGAAAACAACTCCACTAGTGGAACTCTCAGCGAGATCCGTCGCGTTTACGTCCAGAACGGGAAGGTTATTCAGAACTCGAAAACCGCCGTTGCCGGCATGAGTACTTACGACTCAGTTACCGACCAGTTCTGCGAGGACCAGAAGACAGCCTTTGGTGACATCAACTCATTTGCGGACAGGGGTGGATTGGCGGGCATGGGACAGGCTTTCGCAAAGGGAATGGCTTTGGTTATGAGTTTGTGGGACGACCATGACGTCGGCATGTTGTGGTTGGACTCCAACTACCCGCTCGACAAGGACCCATCTACTCCTGGTGTTGCTCGAGGTACTTGCGACGCTACATCTGGCGAACCCGAAACTGTCGAGTCGCAGCACGGAGATGCCACCGTAGTTTTCTCCAACGTCAAAGTTGGACCCATCGGTTCGACCTTTGGCCACTAA
- a CDS encoding uncharacterized protein (BUSCO:EOG09260EPQ) yields MYGKEKSQDANTDQNTDPGFITFFGKLPEKSPETGTLRLFHRYQGSDSWYAVYGPDALYVAQHIYHTNSVIKYLGFGGRDAGLPSVTLKTSMAQQLLREALTIKQLRVEIWEPESGQGKKVNKFKLEKEASPGNLQAVEDMLFSHSDLTTTPVVIAIKISSTPAAAGKAKQKTIGIAFADTSVRELGVSDFVDNDLFSNTESVVIQLSVKEAIIPTGTTAGTSERDIELHKLKGVLERCGVIITERKPSEFTNKSIIDDLPRLLVSSEVSELSSADASVIIPQLSLPTAPAALSALVNYLSLLSDPSNHNAFRIRTHDLSQYMRLDASALRALNLTEAPGNSGTTTRNTTLLGLLNKCKTSQGTRLLGTWLKQPLVNLHEIHKRHNLVEVFVMETNTRRTLQDDFMKLMPDLHRLSKRFQKGHASLEDVVRVYQVVLKLPGIVEALESLQTEQSEYADLINEVYLESLKQHEESLSKYSEMVEQTLDLDEVDRHNYVIKPDFDPRLQQLSKKISEARDGLDAEHQAAAEDLNLDIVKKLHLENSQTYGYCFRVTKNDARGLSKSYIELGTIKSGVFFTTRKLKQYANNYKEYSDQYARTQSGLVKEVVNIASTYTSVLEALDYVIAHLDVILSFAHVSVNAPTPYVKPKMTMSGTGDLILQEARHPCLEVQEDVSFIPNDVEMIKDKTEFQIITGPNMGGKSTYIRQIGVIALMAQAGCFVPCIEAQIPIFDSILCRVGAGDSQLKGVSTFMAEMLETATILRSATKDSLIIIDELGRGTSTYDGFGLAWAISEHIASKIHAFCLFATHFHELTALDQQIPHVKNLHVVAHVGEKTSADEKQDITLLYKVEPGICDQSFGIHVAEMAKFPEAVIKLARQKARELEDFGGDGKHMEEDIPVEVTNEGIEIVQHLFRSWAGKKAVDDDDDVVMIDDDVDVEKELERLRSCVQELRPRIEGNPWLQKMLLEL; encoded by the exons ATGTACGGCAAAGAGAAATCACAAGATGCAAATACAG ATCAAAACACAGATCCCGGTTTCATAACATTTTTTGGGAAGTTGCCAGAAAAGTCGCCAGAGACCGGGACACTGCGACTCTTCCACCGATATCAGGGCTCGGATTCATGGTATGCCGTTTATGGCCCAGACGCACTCTATGTCGCGCAACACATCTACCATACGAATTCTGTCATCAAATATCTTGGATTTGGAGGAAGAGATGCAGGGCTGCCATCCGTGACACTGAAGACGAGTATGGCGCAACAACTGTTAAGGGAGGCGTTGACTATCAAACAATTGCGGGTAGAAATTTGGGAGCCTGAGTCGGGTCAAGGGAAAAAGGTCAATAAGTTCAAGTTGGAGAAAGAG GCTTCTCCGGGGAACCTACAAGCAGTAGAAGATATGCTTTTCAGCCACTCTGATCTCACGACGACGCCTGTTGTCATAGCTATCAAAATCTCGTCGACTCCAGCTGCGGCAGGGAAGGCTAAACAGAAGACCATTGGAATAGCGTTCGCCGATACCAGCGTAAGAGAACTTGGAGTTTCCGACTTTGTGGATAACGATTTGTTCTCGAATACTGAA TCAGTTGTAATTCAACTATCCGTAAAAGAGGCCATTATACCAACGGGAACAACGGCTGGAACATCGGAACGTGATATTGAGTTGCACAAACTAAAAGGTGTTTTGGAGCGTTGTGGAGTTATCATAACAGAACGAAAGCCAA GTGAATTCACCAATAAGAGCATCATCGACGATTTGCCTCGTCTTCTTGTCTCCTCAGAAGTTTCCGAACTCTCCTCAGCAGATGCATCCGTTATCATAC CGCAGCTCTCACTTCCGACTGCTCCAGCTGCATTGTCAGCTTTGGTAAATTATCTGTCGCTCCTTTCTGACCCATCCAACCACAACGCGTTCAGAATACGAACGCACGATCTGTCGCAGTACATGCGCCTTGATGCCAGTGCCCTTCGTGCTCTGAACCTTACAGAAGCGCCAGGGAATTCT GGAACAACAACGCGTAATACTACCCTCTTGGGTCTTCTGAACAAATGTAAAACTTCTCAAGGAACCAGACTACTTGGGACGTGGCTAAAGCAGCCACTGGTCAATTTGCACGAAATAC ATAAACGTCATAATCTGGTTGAAGTCTTCGTCATGGAGACTAATACACGCCGAACCCTTCAGGACGATTTCATGAAGTTAATGCCCGATCTCCATCGGCTTTCGAAACGCTTTCAGAAGGGACATGCGTCCCTGGAGGATGTTGTCCGAGTTTACCAAGTCGTTCTCAAG CTCCCTGGAATAGTTGAAGCGCTTGAATCGCTCCAAACTGAACAGAGCGAGTATGCAGACCTCATCAATGAAGTCTATCTCGAGTCTCTGAAG CAACACGAAGAGAGTCTTTCAAAGTACTCCGAGATGGTGGAACAGACACTTGATCTGGACGAAGTTGACAGGCACAACTACGTTATCAAGCCAGATTTCGATCCTAGATTGCAACAATTGTCTAAGAAGATCTCCGAG GCACGGGACGGACTCGACGCGGAACATCAAGCAGCAGCGGAAGACCTTAATCTCGATATCGTCAAGAAATTGCATCTAGAGAATAGTCAGACATACGGGTATTGTTTCCGTGTGACAAAGAAT GATGCTCGAGGATTGTCAAAGTCGTATATCGAGCTCGGGACCATCAAGAGCGGCGTTTTCTTCACTACCAGAAAACTCAAACAGTATGCGAACAATTATAAGGAGTACTCAGATCAATATGCAAGGACGCAAAGCGGCTTGGTGAAGGAAGTTGTCAATATTGCGT CGACATATACTTCAGTTTTAGAAGCACTTGACTATGTCATAGCTCATTTGGATGTGATTCTTAG CTTCGCCCACGTTTCTGTTAATGCCCCGACACCATATGTTAAGCCAAAGATGACCATGAGTG GTACCGGAGATCTGATTCTTCAAGAGGCCAGGCACCCCTGTTTGGAGGTGCAAGAAGATGTTTCCTTCATCCCTAATGATGTTGAGATGATCAAGG ATAAGACAGAGTTCCAAATCATCA CTGGTCCAAACATGGGTGGGAAATCAACATATATCCGCCAA ATTGGCGTTATCGCCTTAATGGCGCAAGCAGGGTGTTTCGTTCCCTGTATTGAGGCACAAATACCGATATTCGATTCTATATTGTGTCGTGTCGGGGCTGGAGATAGCCAGTTGAAAGGGGTGTCTACATTCATGGCTGAAATGCTTGAGACTGCCACCATTCTACGA TCTGCTACGAAAGATTCGTTGATCATTATTGACGAACTGGGTAGAG GAACATCCACCTATGATGGCTTCGGGTTAGCTTGGGCAATCTCGGA GCATATCGCCTCGAAAATTCACGCGTTTTGTTTATTCGCAACCCATTTTCATGAATTGACAGCGTTGGACCAGCAAATTCCCCACGTCAAAAATCTACATGTAGTCGCTCACGTCGGCGAAAAAACATCAGCGGATGAGAAGCAGGATATAACGTTGCTGTACAAAGTGGAACCCGGGATATGTGATCAGAGTTTCGGGATACACGTTGCGGAAATGGCAAAATTTCCAGAAGCTGTTATCAAG CTTGCGCGTCAGAAAGCTAGGGAATTAGAAGATTTTGGTGGCG ATGGCAAACATATGGAGGAAGATATACCTGTTGAAGTGACCAATGAAGGTATCGAAATTGTTCAACACCTGTTTCGTTCTTGGGCCGGAAAGAAAGCGGtggacgatgatgatgatgtagTTATGATAGATGACGATGTTGACGTTGAGAAAGAGCTTGAAAGGCTTAGAAGTTGTGTGCAGGAGTTGAGACCGAGGATAGAAGGAAATCCATGGTTGCAAAAGATGCTCCTTGAATTGTAA
- the ERF1 gene encoding translation termination factor eRF1 (BUSCO:EOG09262CDO) — protein sequence MSQQPDAAEQNIQMWKVKKLIKSLDSARGAGTSMISLILPPKDQISRASAMLTQEYGTASNIKSRVNRLSVLAAITSTQQRLKLYNRVPPNGLVLFVGTILTDEGKEKKVSFDFEPHKPINTSLYLCDNKFHTEALSELLESDSRFGFIVMDGNGTLFGTLSGNTREVVHKFTVDLPKKHGRGGQSALRFSRLRDEKRHNYVRKVAELAVQHFITNDKVNVTGLVLAGSADFKTELSQSDMFDLRLSAKVIKVVDVSYGGENGFNQAIELAAESLANVKFVQEKKLIQKYFDEISQDTGKYCFGIDDTLKALELGAVETLVVWENLDMTRYTLRNAAGEETVVYANKEQEKDREKFMDKSTGLEMEQAEEPQPLLEWFAEKYKEFGANLEFITNRSQEGAQFVKGFGGIGGLLRYKVDFSNLVTIDEEEDEFYSDDEDI from the exons ATGAGTCAACAGCCAGATGCTGCAGAGCAAAATATCCAAATGTGGAAAGTCAAGAAACTCATCAAGAGTCTTGACTCTGCTAGAGG GGCTGGTACTTCAATGATCAGCCTCATTTTACCACCCAAG GATCAAATTTCCAGGGCTTCAGCTATGTTAACGCAGGAATACGGTACAGCATCCAATATCAAGTCTCGAGTCAACCGTCTTTCTGTACTGGCAGCCATTACCAGTACTCAGCAACGTCTAAAGCTATATAATCGTGTGCCTCCGAACGGCCTCGTGCTCTTCGTTGGAACGATCTTAACtgatgaaggaaaagaaaagaaggttTCGTTTGATTTTGAACCACATAAACCAATCAATAC ATCTCTTTATCTCTGTGATAACAAGTTCCACACCGAAGCGCTTTCCGAACTCCTTGAATCAGATTCTCGATTTGGCTTTATCGTCATGGACGGTAATGGTACCTTATTTGGTACTCTCTCTGGCAACACTCGAGAAGTCGTCCATAAATTCACCGTGGATCTTCCCAAGAAGCACGGACGTGGTGGTCAATCTGCCCTTCGCTTTTCTCGACTTCGAGATGAGAAGCGCCACAACTATGTTAGGAAAGTTGCTGAATTAGCGGTTCAGCATTTCATTACCAACGACAAGGTCAATGTCACCGGACTCGTTTTGGCCGGTTCCGCGGATTTCAAGACAGAGTTGAGTCAAAGTGACATGTTCGATCTTCGTCTCTCGGCCAAGGTCATCAAGGTTGTCGATGTCAGTTACGGTGGAGAAAACGGGTTCAATCAG GCCATCGAACTCGCCGCAGAATCACTGGCCAATGTAAAGTTCGTTCAGGAGAAGAAgcttattcagaagtacttTGATGAAATCAGCCAGGATACCGGAAAGTATTGTTTCGGTATCGACGATACCCTCAAAGCACTCGAGCTTGGTGCTGTTGAAACACTCGTCGTCTGGGAGAATCTCGACATGACTCGTTACACTCTTCGTAACGCCGCCGGAG AGGAGACTGTTGTTTACGCCAACAAGGAACAAGAGAAAGACAGGGAGAAATTCATGGATAAGTCTACCGGTCTCGAGATGGAGCAGGCAGAGGAACCACAGCCTCTTCTGGAGTGGTTCGCTGAGAAGTACAAGGAGTTCGGCGCCAACCTGGAGTTCATTACCAATCGTTCGCAAGAGGGCGCGCAATTCGTTAAGGGCTTCGGTGGTATCGGCGGTTTACTCCGATACAAGGTTGATTTCAGCAACCTTGTAACaatagatgaagaagaagacgagtTTTACTCTGATGACGAAGACATCTGA